TATgctgatgtataataatgaaattaatataagtttttaattaaaaatcaaaaggaATAATACCGAGTCCTGGGAACAGAGACCTTCAACTATTACAAATGACAGACGACGTATGAAAGATCTTATTGaacaattgaataaattaaatgaaagacTTAAACCATTTTATGCTATGTATtgtgaatatattaatgatgatCCTCAATTTGAAACTACTGaagtatgataattaatatttttaaattattatagatttaatattttatttgtttttaatattaaaaatcattttaaaaaagtaaaatattttcttttataattatttaaatatgatttttgtttaatttatagggTGAACATGGAATGCTTAGAGCACAACATATTTTCAACGGTGTATCTGAAGTGTTACACTTAATATCACATGTTTATCATGCAATTAGTGATTTAAGAGTTGCATTTAACAGACCACCACCACGTGCTCTTCAAACTCGTCCGTGTTTGGTACAAGGTACTATTTTACATGCTGCTCATTCAGTTACTACTACTACAGCAGCGCCTCCATCTACTCAGCAACCTACTTCTACACAAACAACCACCACAAGTCAATCTATACCTAGTGTACAAGCTTATAGAGTTGATTGTAAGttacatttcattttaaattttgttgtaattctaTGTGACAACTTGTCAAGTATTATAGCTATTGCTCTGAATTTAGATGCTACTGGAAGAGGAACTCATATAACCATTCCACAACCTACTGAAACAAATACAAACATGTCAGTTGATCCTAGTACtgaaagtaataatacaacatcAGAGTTTCCGTCTGAGGCTCCTCCTCAGGGAGTAGAACTTATGTTTGACCTTGCACCAGGTTCCATTCGTATAGATTCTGTAGAAGCTGCATTTATTAACCCAACTGCCCCTGCAGAAACTGGTGGCACACCTGTAGCTGTTTCTCGTTCGTATACAGTttgttaatttacattataagaataataataaaatatatttttttagaaccgATACTATCTGCCAATCCTGCAATGCCTATTGACTGGATGGATCAGATGATTGATGTTATTTCTAGTGGAGTGCGACGTCCTTTTATGTCTGAACAATCTTTGGACTGgaatagtatacctactactTCCACACGAACTCCTCGTGTAACTCCTAGAACAACTGATTCGTCATCGACAACAAATTCTCCATCACAAGGTAgtacatttaattaagttgttttaaataggtaatttagttaaaaacatttatttttagtaaaaaaaattaaaaagaccAAATATGTAATTACAATGAAGCGTCCTTTATTCACACTAATTGGGACCAAAGGGAGTACGaataatcaaacaattattaaaaataagacaaaTGTACATAcagtatgaaatatattagtataatatgatagtgtatatatgtgtgtctGTATTGTTAAACATAAGCAGAGACGGCTTGaacatattgtataagaaCCGGTCAAAATTTAGGGTGGGTGATCAGGtggttatcattaataataatgaaattgttttaaatagctaaacctaacttattatttatcctgaaatattttattattaaagtataagtattaataactcagtcaaattgattttttatttagtaaagtATCTAATTTGTGCAGTGGTGAGTGGGTGGGTGCTATATTTTAGGCTTGccttggtaaaataaaattgtcaaacTGCCACTAAGTACTAAGTagtataactaatttaaaaaatgttgtagtgtgaataattaacgctttagtatatattataagttataacttacacatttataatattattattacttaaaaaacaaactttatttttatttacttaaacttttaattgttatctttattatatagtacctgttgaaaaataaataaaaaccttttattattatttttataatattatatcatattttgttataggtTTATCACGTGGACGTTGGGATGTTACCCCTCGAATGGATCCATTTTTACCATGTAGTTCACATCATTTTGAATCAAATTTTAGACCAATGGTTTTAGCTAGGCGTTCTACTCAAGGTACTGATAGGTCAACATCTTCTGCCACCAGTGGGAACTCAACTACAGATACTTCTTCTCCAACTTCTCCTAATGAAGGAAGATCTTTTCCCAGTAGACGTCCAGGTCGATCGAGAACTCGTTATCTGCCAGATCCTGAAGCAATTATATCTGGTATACATCCAATTCTGACTTGGGGAAGACATCGTAACAACACAGCTACAACATCTGCAAGCAATAATTCTCAGGCTACTACACAGGGTAGTAGTTTGACTGATGCATTGGCAGgacaaataagtaatttttaatcaatgaactaaaataaaatatattatatttttctaagcatttaattaaaccaattaaaaataaatttggacTCTCCatggattaattatttttgtgatagTTTTAAACTAAAGTATtgtgttttacaatgatgGGAAAGAATTTTGTTCATATTGTGTGGACTTCACATGCACGAGTTCAATTTTcaagaaataaatttgaacatGAATTaagttcttatttattatgatcttGAAAGTTTTGGGTTTGCTCattgacaatttaattttcatgaaacatagttataaacttatatttattatatttaataggtacttctTATCATTATCATGACTATAGCCTACAGTCGCCTATAAATAACACACAAACATAAGCAACCCATAgactttttacttattataacgaCTATCGACAAACCATACATAAacagttttatatataatatataattagttcaTATTTAATGTCTTAAACTTGAAcaagttcatttttataaagaacttTCCCATCACTGgtgttataaaaaagtaaacaatttaaatttaagttagttTTTCTTAGTAGTTTTAACTATGCAATTTATCCTTTACaagtttgaattatttcaGGAGCTGGAatggaaaatgtttttgaCACATTGGAAAGAGAAGTAGATTTAGATAGAACCAGAGTAAATGTACCACCTGCAAGCAGTTCAGTGCTAGtaagtaaacatttataatgtgttttaatgttaaggtatacattaaacattttattagagatcaaaaaaattacatataatttgaaatagaatattatttgcatagtctaagcattttatttagtttattattttcttattcctTCGGTGCTGGTTTGGTATGCGCTCTACatgtcattttttaattagttattattttatttttataattttcaaaaacgtcatactaaaagtattatagaatataaatacatacaaattagttaaataattataaaagtaatataaaatataaataggtatataaaaattagttattttccGCTCTACAtacgtcattattattttttttttattattggctTTTATCCACGTTAAGGATGTCTTCTAGCATGGCGAGAAAAAGATCCGGCCTGTCTTAACGGTAAAGCCAGCAATAGTGATCAAGATGGGACTGCAAATGTTGTAAGGGAACACCCTTCATtttctacaataatttaatttttgtgtccAACCATGACCTCTCAATGTTTTGAGTGTGAGCTCCTGTATTTGCATCGACATAAGACGTTTGGTGATTTACCGTCTTGTGTACTAATCCACGGCTTGTGAGACACCTATATTCAGCCCATTCATCAGAATGAATTCCTGATCCTGCTTCGcattcacattttattatcgttAAAAGTGTTTGTCGATCGCGTCgatgaacataaaaataatggaaatcgtttccattttttaaaccaaatacCCAGGGGCCATCTATTCGTGCACCATAATTTCGGTTATTAATAACCTCAGCATTTATATCTGTTGTGGGAAGAGCATTTCCAGCTAATAATCTACCCCTAATGTACTTCCTTCGGCCAGTGAAACGAGCTTCGTCAATTTGAATTGGATTTTGTGCATTTCCAaccaatttgtttttagtcTTCAAAACAGCTGTGCATACTTCTTGGCACATATTAAATCAATCTTTAACACACTCCTTACTTCTTCCTGTCCAATCTATTACCATTTGTGTGGGCAATTCcaatacaaacataaatacaagTTCAATAATTTGACAAAGTGTTACCCCACTATTCTAACGTTGGTTTAAGTCagtgaaatgaaaaaatctGCTGCCAGCTCTTGCTGATCTTGTTGTCTGACAGCCTCGTTTTGGACATCGAAAAATAGCCATCCACTCCCCATTTCGGCATTTCCGTTGTTTTATTTGCATTTCTGTGTCGCATTATGACAAGGGTCGTTGTCTTCGGCACTTTTCAACAATTCTTTCTCTACTAGAAACCAATGACATTCATCTTATTTGGCACTATTGTAGTATAAAACTCACGAAACGTCACcacaattaacaattaatataaaattataaattatataaaaataaaatattatactcgtgaACACTAGAAAACgactaataaaacttatagtaagtaatataatttaaggtaAAGACGATCAAAGATAAGATAATAAAGTCTAAAGAAAAACCCAACATATCATACATAAAAACGAGACAGATTACCGTTGTCCAATATTTCCGTACCAAACGTAGATCGAGTATAGAACAGTAAAATTTGTAGAGCACATACCGAACCAGCACCATTCCTTCTtccatttgaatttaaaataagtatgtatattcttttaaaatttacttgtaGATTACTTTCTTGTCCTAGTGTGTTTCTACTgctcttaattattttagtcttGTATTCACATtcagtttattaatttcttctataatttaatcttttttatcTTCTTCATTTCAGCTGCTaattatgctatattataagCAAACCAGTATGTACTGTATGCAAGGGGGttgatcatttaaatataaaatatctaggaTGAGTCTTGGGGGGTTGTAGATATAATTACTGTGGTTAGAGACagataaatataagaatttttttttatatttaaataactagatttcaattttcgttattattaggtttaattgcctactaaatacttataaagtaggtaaattaattatgggtagtttaatttacatgttgtgatatataacatattaaaaaaatgtttgtatctAGTAAATTGTGATACATCGGAAGTTGATTTTTGGATTGTTCTCATATAACgactgttttattttgatatagttTGATAAATAGCATCCTAAATATTACTgaccaaaaatatttccaaatgcCTTTTCTACAAAAGCTACATATtttctgaattatttttataactttactgatttattatttgtttactacaaaaataataagatatattttcaaatttttttttagtatcccattgtacataatatttgaaagtacttttaaagataaaaattttaatctcttgttttatttcaaataatattatttttaaaaaatatttttttttatttagcatttaataatataaattttttttgtttttgattaaaactatatgtttaatgttgactctacattttattttgaatagggGTTTGAGAATCCAGTAAGTACATCTACCACTTCCCAATCAACTGCACGTCTACCAAATCAATTGCTTCTAACCCCTATCGGCGACATACCATACTTTAGCAGTTTAGAGGGTCAATCTGTATTggtagatttatttttgatggtTGCTCGTAACTGGACCCTACGTGACATGTTAAGTGTGAATCATGTGTCAAGAAATTCAACTCTTAGAAACAATCCTGTTACTAATCATTCTGAACAGATAgtagattttatattgaatagaaTTATGCTTAATCAACCACCCAACAATCAAAACATTGAGGATGCTGCACATCGCATATATTTAGAAATGATgccatacataaatattgttgtaagtaaattgtataaattaattttaaaactaatttaataactaatttttatttatgaattcatTAGCATTGTACTGTGCCAACACGTGCAAATATTAATGTGAATGCATCTTTCCGTCGATGTATTCTTCAAAACCTACGTGGAATTGTTATCTATTGTTCTGAAAGTaagattttttgatattttagtcttcataatttattttgtaattcaattatgtaaatatttgttttttcttgttAATGCTTACTAATGATTACTAAatagtgtttataatgttCCTCAATCAtggttatttcaaaatgtaggattaagttaattattacttaacaactagatatacaattatataactatgtattttatataactttatcTTTGAActaaacagtataaataattcatttcaaCACTGAATTTTCTTATACACAACACTAGGAAGTaaacaaactaaattaaaatatttaaaaaaaataatatttaatgtctttattactaaatatttaaaatattttctaaatatctatatttttggtaatatacacatcaaaataataatgttgactaattgtcaattttttttttattttactaatgtaCAACAAAGAATTTTGTGAAGTTATTACttttgcaataaattattgatctatttaaaaatttaatggtaagagtattaattttattatcaaatgtattttccattttgtttttactatttttaaatttttaaattgtaatattttgctttGTCGTGActtgcttaaaaatttaaatattatagaaaaaacctatgatatgatgtttttatcttgatatttgataaaatgtactgaatataatgttaaaacttataatacaaaatttaaatgatttactaTGTTGTACATTAATATAGGAGAAAAGGTTTtacttaatatgaaataaagataaaatataatatacactattgtTTCCAAATCTTTTGTATCTAgttgtttcaatattttacatgtttcAGATCGATCTGGAGCCATTAATGATATTGTACCTACACTGTCAATATTTGCTGAAGGATTCTTATCATTGATAGTTTATTGCTGTGACAGCCGCCCAATATTTCGACTATGTGTTTCAGCAGTAgtggtaattaataaatattctaattttaaagtatactaTACAATCATGTTCAAAATAATCTTTTAGCAATACTTGCCTCTTCCTCCTAATTTACATCATTTGATAATGGATGAAATACGTGCAAATATTGACCGTTACTGGGAAAGAATGACCACTTTTGATATGATGAGTTTATCTGTTGTTGACTATGTTGTACCATTTGATGAAAATGCACCAATATTAAGAGAGGTcagtattgatttttatttgtatatttgacCAATTTTGGAAATagaaatagtatacatttttaatttttatttggtagGGTAATGGAGAACAATCTTCCAATCCTTCTATACCttctgaaattataaatgaaccaTTACCCGAAGTTGTGATTGGATCTCAAGACTGGCATCACAATGTTCCTTCAGtgagataaattaaaaatatttaagtactaaacaataaatataaagcgACTCTTGATTTACAGGAGTGGGTACCAGTTATAACAAGAGATTCACAACGTCAAAGACGTCAAGGAACACAGCCACCTTATAGCGATGCTTATTTGTCTGGTATGCCTAATAAACGCAGGAAGATAGTGACGAGTTCTAAACCACAAGGGTCTTTATCCCAAATCATAGCTAGtgagttaattatattacacatttattatgaatatatactgtatacaagTTAAATGTATCCACTCAATCATAAAAAACTTGTTTGCATTTAAGCATCATCTCCTGTAATGTTATCGATTACAAACCCTAGTATCAAACTTTGTGACTTATTGACAGCacttgatgtataatatacttagtaatcTGTATTATCATACCTTATTAAGAATACTCAAAGTGTGTCGATCAATCAGAGCCTCAGCTCTTATAAGGGAGTTCcaacttatattatagctcAGTATAAATGTGGGTGGTAAACTTAACttgtatagaataaattaatatattataataatattttacatattattatttattaatttatatttgatttaaaaggtTGTTGTGTTATTCTGGTGTAGTatcatttaaagaaatatgaaacattatcgtaatcatacaaatatttttggtagAGGCGGGAtagaaattaaacaataacctACCTTGTAAAACTGAGCTGTatgataatgaattttaaatgtatattttacacatttcttCAACTTTAGatgaaaagtattaaaataccaatctattttaatacatcattaatttttcatgtgtaattattattcttaacctttgtatttaaataaatattgaaatccctaaataactcaatatttaACAGGTATTTATTGCCATCATTGTAatctcatattaattttacaataatgatacaatatttatttagtcacTATTGTGCAATTATGCTGAAatactaacaatttataaatttgttgtatGTAGTTGACGTCTATCATGTTTTTCGTCAGAATGCTTatcaattttctattataatattttaataattgcctacatttttttctggtttttgtatattttgttttctttagCTCTTATAACTTTAGAACCTTTATtacaaacttataaattataatcataaaatttgaattaagttaaattaacattagttaacttaaaaacaaaaatatgatatattataaaaatcataatctaACTGACCAGTAATGAtgtcaattatttgttttctaataatacTGGGCGTggaattaacaaaaatatttagtattaaaagtatGATTACTGTTTTAACTCATGTCTACATTATGTAATTTgatcattataattgttaattatataaaaaaaatataataaaatcaaccttaaaaacatagtatttgaaattatactgattttattgttattaaaattatttagaaaatttggaAGTTGCCATGGGTGCAGCAGGCGTAGCCATCAATACAGAAGTGATAACAAGTGCTGGAGCTGACACCGCTGTGCAGAATGCGTACACTGAACGCATTAGGACATTTGGAAGATCCGGATTAGATACACATCCTGATTTTTGTCCAACTCGTTATCCAAATGCTTCAAAATTCTTTTATGATCATAATCATCCAAATTAAACAAGTTCatgcaaacaaaaaataatttacaaatacatttttgttttaatttatttatattttcttaaaacccTATAATAGACTgacatgttaaaaaaaaaaaaaaaaaatctgatgctactgtttttattatatgttgaaatttattcatttctcAGGTTCTGTGTGAACGCAATTTGTACtctttattttaatcgaaTAAATATCCCTTTTAGGCTGACCATGGCATGTAATTTGTTTGGTTAGATTGTATTGTAAGGTGTTGGCAATTAATATAACGTCATTCAatggatatttttaatgctttttacaacactgtatatatacataatataatattatgtacctattataaagctatatattactattttgtttGGATTATTGTCTAGTTAATTATTTgtctagataatataatactttaaggTTAGATCacatattcaattattcatttaaaaaaggaAACCTTACAGTTTCCAATTACCTagattaaatgataataggtaaattattttggtttttaaatattattaattaataatgtactttTTAAATCAACTATTATATCAGCAGATaactttcaattttattcacttttaacagaatacaatattatattttcatgtagCACATTCATAGttgtataactaataatgttaGTTGtaagtcataaaatatatataaccaataaacgatttaaatgttctctaaaacaaataaaagttattcatTTTAGTAATCTAAGTTTTCCGGTTACAGGCTTGAGTTCTTGATCAGATCCAAAAAAAGCTAATGCAGTGAATGAGTTAGGTTCCACTTCAGTCAGACCTGCGTCATGTACACAGAAAAATGGAATCTTGTGTATTTTACCCACCGAACACACTCCAATAAGTTGCTTAGTGTTGTTTGCTTCAACAACAATTTTACGACTTCTGAAAACAGTTCTTAATCTTAGTAATcgtcattaatataaatatgttaacccCCATGGGACCGTTGGTGACCATAGTTATTACGTATgggttaattattaacttttttaaggaattacaaaaatctactaaaaaaaatgcagtGGTGTGGTGGGAATAATTACGATTTGCTTgatgtaaaaacataatttataaatgtatcaaatataataatataacaaattaggaataacatcaaaaatatgttaggATTACTGAAAAACCATATACAGTAAAACCTCTATAAAGAACACTTTAAAAGACTGAATCCTTATAACGGCAAATCTCAATAGTCCCAattcaaataacataatataattctactttttataaaaacatttgattacCTTCTCCTATTTAGGACCATTATTACAATGTCTGATTAGTGTCTAATCATGCTAACCATCAAAATTTCttttgtgttaataaaaatatgatagagTTCTACCAGTTAATCTTAACCGGCATTTAACCAGACATCGTAAGAACCTCCCTAAGAGTATACCTTACATTGATTATACTTTACTTAAAAACAGCTTGATAAATAGAAcactaaatattttcacaaaattaagGTTATGATAAATCTGTTATTCACTCCCTTGagaaagtaatatatattccaGATCTTTATCAGTCAtgtcaattattatcatataacttatgcaactatttttaatattgttttgatattttacaatcagactgaattattattttttggttaaattacaaataaattatataaatatgaattgagGAAAttcttctcttttttttttttttcatttaaaacttgTCTTTTATGTATTGCGGGTATTAGCTTCACTTATTGGGTTTACTAAGTCGTATCTATGATTAAAAGAACTGGtttattgaatacaaagttcactaaaatttcaaagattttttaagaatCCTTATAATGGAAAATGTCAATAGTATTCAATAGCATTAGCAGATCTTAAACTATTGTCTGTAGAGGTTCAATCAGTGGCTCTAATCTGGACATATGTgagatattttgtaaaaaaaaaaaaaaaagggtatTTGAAAGTATTGGTAAGGGGGTCTGAAATTTCTAAATCTTTCATCAATGACCATATtctgaacatttattttttattttaatggtcatttattttgtatctgGTATTTTCTATTATGTTCTATTGTTCTATACAGATTTAAGAACAACtgtcctgtataatataatataaatttcaatcttACCCTTGTTCATTCCAACTAATTAAATCAGTGCTTAGATCTGCACGTTCTTTAACCACTTCATATAAGCCTAATGCAGCATGGGCAGCCTACAATACAGAAAATCAAAAcatcacaattttaaaaaatgtaagttataaacatgttttgttagtaaaataaattatttaattaatacttaaattatgtaagctcatttaattctttactataaataatattcaattacttGTGAAGCAATCTTCCCAACACTCATTTTCAAGCCAATGTTTATAACGATTACCATTTTAAAAGATGCAGTAACATCTTCCCATAATTGATCACCATCATCTTCTACCACGGGTATATTTTCGATAGGCCCTGAACTCGTGGTTAACAATTGTTCAACAATTATGTCTTTAGGTACATCACCAGCATTATCTACAAACTTGAAAAtgggtattttaaaatttaaatttaagtataaatgtcaattaatattaaaatgtattactttcATAACTAGTAATTTGGAAAATCCCATTTCTATTAGTTCTCGTACAAGTTGTTCTTTTTCCGTTGAccgttgtttaattttattttcggcGTTTTTTGGAGTATTAGTTGTTTCACTTGTCTCCATTTTCAATAGAATTTAGATTAGGTATGTGTCGAAAACGATGAGATTATTCGTTACGAAGTTTGAAATCGTATTTCATACACTAACAAAAATTACTTGAATAAGCATAGGAAATTCCAAGTGGCATGGTtcctatcaaaataataaaatattaaaatactggaACCTCTAGAATCTACGAACCACAGCAATAACacagaaaaatgttataacttataagatattaatatattatcatcacagaataacttaaaatactttttttaataggtacctattcaaaatttaaaatttttattcatatagatAAACCGTGATGATAACAACATTATATGATAGTAAAATTGTGGTATACGTTTCGAAATACGACCATTGACAACCGTAGATTACGAATATAGAAGAttcaagataatatatttaaatatattattgtcctggtgtaggtacaatattgtataaataaaatttttaagattgcttaaaaaaagatattatattttaaatagatattttatagtttttgtgagcaaaaaatctataattaaggtatttctttttattcaatctgttataataataataaatattgtaaatttgtagcaaaa
The DNA window shown above is from Aphis gossypii isolate Hap1 chromosome 2, ASM2018417v2, whole genome shotgun sequence and carries:
- the LOC114121517 gene encoding large proline-rich protein bag6-B isoform X2, with the translated sequence MIDLTIKTLDSQNHKFRVPDTFTILELKEYIAAQVNVAVVQQRLIFCGRVLSNETKLADIGIDGKVMHLVQKVPRLSTTTSGSSSSTTTSTNSRSGQNTGPGFRGWHAHDPTVLFGAIGIPTELMNNGEFPRGVIHNRYHGTGNRLQLALDMIRRGNEVLNRLENPRSNRQSSSSNARQFPEGSQQAETTSTSVPPEAAGTPESSQAESSAPQSQTDSDSVNVSYEVDETFPNTVVVTIDATHHMRMPPGLMRQVHNHMQANNLFPPSQNAPELSGEDDIVNVTPVTTPVGLSTNQSSSEQATGTLPSSASSEQNSRNNTESWEQRPSTITNDRRRMKDLIEQLNKLNERLKPFYAMYCEYINDDPQFETTEGEHGMLRAQHIFNGVSEVLHLISHVYHAISDLRVAFNRPPPRALQTRPCLVQGTILHAAHSVTTTTAAPPSTQQPTSTQTTTTSQSIPSVQAYRVDYATGRGTHITIPQPTETNTNMSVDPSTESNNTTSEFPSEAPPQGVELMFDLAPGSIRIDSVEAAFINPTAPAETGGTPVAVSQPILSANPAMPIDWMDQMIDVISSGVRRPFMSEQSLDWNSIPTTSTRTPRVTPRTTDSSSTTNSPSQGLSRGRWDVTPRMDPFLPCSSHHFESNFRPMVLARRSTQGTDRSTSSATSGNSTTDTSSPTSPNEGRSFPSRRPGRSRTRYLPDPEAIISGIHPILTWGRHRNNTATTSASNNSQATTQGSSLTDALAGQIRAGMENVFDTLEREVDLDRTRVNVPPASSSVLGFENPVSTSTTSQSTARLPNQLLLTPIGDIPYFSSLEGQSVLVDLFLMVARNWTLRDMLSVNHVSRNSTLRNNPVTNHSEQIVDFILNRIMLNQPPNNQNIEDAAHRIYLEMMPYINIVHCTVPTRANINVNASFRRCILQNLRGIVIYCSENRSGAINDIVPTLSIFAEGFLSLIVYCCDSRPIFRLCVSAVVQYLPLPPNLHHLIMDEIRANIDRYWERMTTFDMMSLSVVDYVVPFDENAPILREGNGEQSSNPSIPSEIINEPLPEVVIGSQDWHHNVPSEWVPVITRDSQRQRRQGTQPPYSDAYLSGMPNKRRKIVTSSKPQGSLSQIIAKNLEVAMGAAGVAINTEVITSAGADTAVQNAYTERIRTFGRSGLDTHPDFCPTRYPNASKFFYDHNHPN
- the LOC114121517 gene encoding large proline-rich protein bag6-B isoform X1; amino-acid sequence: MGLSSTCSDHSGQSEDNSTTECSTPANDKMIDLTIKTLDSQNHKFRVPDTFTILELKEYIAAQVNVAVVQQRLIFCGRVLSNETKLADIGIDGKVMHLVQKVPRLSTTTSGSSSSTTTSTNSRSGQNTGPGFRGWHAHDPTVLFGAIGIPTELMNNGEFPRGVIHNRYHGTGNRLQLALDMIRRGNEVLNRLENPRSNRQSSSSNARQFPEGSQQAETTSTSVPPEAAGTPESSQAESSAPQSQTDSDSVNVSYEVDETFPNTVVVTIDATHHMRMPPGLMRQVHNHMQANNLFPPSQNAPELSGEDDIVNVTPVTTPVGLSTNQSSSEQATGTLPSSASSEQNSRNNTESWEQRPSTITNDRRRMKDLIEQLNKLNERLKPFYAMYCEYINDDPQFETTEGEHGMLRAQHIFNGVSEVLHLISHVYHAISDLRVAFNRPPPRALQTRPCLVQGTILHAAHSVTTTTAAPPSTQQPTSTQTTTTSQSIPSVQAYRVDYATGRGTHITIPQPTETNTNMSVDPSTESNNTTSEFPSEAPPQGVELMFDLAPGSIRIDSVEAAFINPTAPAETGGTPVAVSQPILSANPAMPIDWMDQMIDVISSGVRRPFMSEQSLDWNSIPTTSTRTPRVTPRTTDSSSTTNSPSQGLSRGRWDVTPRMDPFLPCSSHHFESNFRPMVLARRSTQGTDRSTSSATSGNSTTDTSSPTSPNEGRSFPSRRPGRSRTRYLPDPEAIISGIHPILTWGRHRNNTATTSASNNSQATTQGSSLTDALAGQIRAGMENVFDTLEREVDLDRTRVNVPPASSSVLGFENPVSTSTTSQSTARLPNQLLLTPIGDIPYFSSLEGQSVLVDLFLMVARNWTLRDMLSVNHVSRNSTLRNNPVTNHSEQIVDFILNRIMLNQPPNNQNIEDAAHRIYLEMMPYINIVHCTVPTRANINVNASFRRCILQNLRGIVIYCSENRSGAINDIVPTLSIFAEGFLSLIVYCCDSRPIFRLCVSAVVQYLPLPPNLHHLIMDEIRANIDRYWERMTTFDMMSLSVVDYVVPFDENAPILREGNGEQSSNPSIPSEIINEPLPEVVIGSQDWHHNVPSEWVPVITRDSQRQRRQGTQPPYSDAYLSGMPNKRRKIVTSSKPQGSLSQIIAKNLEVAMGAAGVAINTEVITSAGADTAVQNAYTERIRTFGRSGLDTHPDFCPTRYPNASKFFYDHNHPN
- the LOC114121530 gene encoding probable peptidyl-tRNA hydrolase 2: METSETTNTPKNAENKIKQRSTEKEQLVRELIEMGFSKLLVMKFVDNAGDVPKDIIVEQLLTTSSGPIENIPVVEDDGDQLWEDVTASFKMVIVINIGLKMSVGKIASQAAHAALGLYEVVKERADLSTDLISWNEQGSRKIVVEANNTKQLIGVCSVGKIHKIPFFCVHDAGLTEVEPNSFTALAFFGSDQELKPVTGKLRLLK